In Ectothiorhodospiraceae bacterium 2226, a single window of DNA contains:
- the truA gene encoding tRNA pseudouridine(38-40) synthase TruA: MRLALGIEYDGTGFHGWQTQDGPRTVQATLEAALSKVADAPVTVVAAGRTDAGVHAAAQVVHFDTDARRSERGWTFGANSHLPRNISVTWAREVPVSFHARFSARRRRYRYVIYNRPVRSALWDTRAAWEYRALDAERMHEAAQTLLGAHDFTSFRCSACQAKSPYRTLEALDVARHGPSVVLDVQANAFLHHMVRNLAGVLMAIGMGKQPVEWARAVLEARDRREAGVTAPAQGLYLAGVEYPEEYALPGLSPLPPLW; encoded by the coding sequence ATGCGACTCGCACTCGGCATCGAATACGACGGCACCGGCTTTCACGGCTGGCAGACGCAGGATGGTCCGCGCACCGTGCAGGCGACGCTGGAGGCCGCGCTGTCCAAGGTCGCCGATGCCCCGGTCACGGTGGTGGCGGCGGGCCGCACGGACGCCGGCGTGCACGCCGCCGCACAGGTGGTGCATTTCGATACCGACGCGCGGCGCAGCGAGCGCGGCTGGACCTTCGGCGCCAATAGCCATCTCCCGCGGAACATCAGTGTGACCTGGGCGCGCGAGGTGCCGGTGAGCTTCCACGCCCGTTTCTCCGCCCGCCGGCGGCGTTACCGCTATGTGATCTACAACCGCCCGGTGCGCAGCGCGCTGTGGGACACGCGCGCCGCATGGGAGTATCGGGCGCTGGATGCCGAGCGCATGCACGAGGCGGCGCAGACCCTGCTCGGCGCGCACGACTTCACCTCGTTCCGCTGCAGCGCCTGCCAGGCCAAGTCGCCGTATCGGACGCTGGAGGCGCTGGACGTGGCGCGTCACGGGCCGTCCGTGGTGCTGGATGTGCAGGCCAATGCCTTTTTGCACCACATGGTTCGCAACCTCGCCGGGGTGTTGATGGCGATCGGTATGGGCAAGCAGCCGGTCGAGTGGGCGAGGGCGGTGCTGGAGGCGCGCGACCGGCGCGAGGCGGGTGTGACCGCGCCGGCGCAGGGGCTCTATCTCGCGGGGGTGGAGTACCCCGAGGAGTACGCCCTGCCCGGACTTTCGCCCCTGCCGCCGCTCTGGTAA
- a CDS encoding phosphoribosylanthranilate isomerase codes for MRTRVKICGITRAEDAQAAARLGADAIGLVFFDPSPRAVSIEQARAAIRVLPPLMSVVGLFVDASAERVREVLDGVRIDLLQFHGAEAPAYCASFGVPYIKAVRMREDVDVAAEARRYSDARGSAARGLLLDTYSATTAGGTGTAFDWRRVPREAELPLILAGGLTPDNVAQAVRQVRPYAVDVSGGVEAAKGVKDAAKMAQFIEEVNIGDRTG; via the coding sequence ATGCGCACCCGCGTCAAGATTTGCGGCATTACCCGAGCGGAAGACGCCCAGGCGGCGGCGCGCCTCGGTGCCGACGCGATCGGCTTGGTGTTTTTCGATCCGAGTCCGCGCGCGGTGAGCATCGAGCAGGCCCGCGCGGCGATTCGCGTATTGCCTCCGCTGATGAGCGTCGTCGGCCTGTTCGTCGACGCCTCGGCGGAACGGGTGCGCGAGGTGCTCGACGGCGTGCGCATCGACCTGCTGCAGTTTCACGGCGCCGAGGCGCCGGCGTATTGCGCAAGTTTCGGCGTGCCGTACATCAAGGCGGTGCGCATGCGCGAAGACGTAGACGTGGCCGCCGAGGCGCGCCGCTATTCGGATGCGCGAGGGTCGGCCGCGCGGGGGCTGTTGCTCGATACCTATTCGGCCACCACGGCCGGCGGTACCGGCACGGCGTTCGACTGGCGCCGGGTGCCGCGCGAGGCGGAGCTGCCGCTGATTCTGGCCGGCGGCCTCACCCCGGACAACGTGGCCCAGGCCGTGCGCCAGGTGCGCCCCTACGCGGTGGACGTCAGCGGTGGCGTCGAGGCCGCGAAGGGCGTCAAGGACGCGGCGAAGATGGCCCAATTCATCGAGGAAGTGAACATTGGCGACCGCACAGGCTGA